One window of Acanthochromis polyacanthus isolate Apoly-LR-REF ecotype Palm Island chromosome 19, KAUST_Apoly_ChrSc, whole genome shotgun sequence genomic DNA carries:
- the LOC110958244 gene encoding zinc finger MIZ domain-containing protein 1-like isoform X4, translating to MQPPMSSMKPSLSHGDGSFPYDSVPWQQNTNQPPGSVSVVTTVWGVTNTSQSQVLGNPMANNSNPMNPGGNPMGSGMAGNNPGMNSPQFPGGPQQQFPNKGNSNQGYMQQGMYGRPNYPGGGGFGGNYPGGPNAGPGGMGIPPHSRPPSDFTQPAAAAAAAAVAAAAATATATATATVAALQETQNKDMNQYGPMSSSFQMGPNQAYNSQFMNQPGPRGPPSLPGNMGTGMNASNMSGPPMGMNQPRGQGMGPFGAHGQRMPQQGYAGPRPQGMGMQAMKRPYPGEPNYGGQQYGPNNQFPNQQGQYPTPNASRPLPSPNYPGQRMPGQQLQGQYPPPSGAMGQYYKQEPPFNGQTNNFSGSGYQYNQGNMNGPPRPVGNYPHSPVPGNPTPPMTPGSSIPPYLSPNQDVKPPFPPDIKPNITALPPPPANHNEELRLTFPVRDGVVLEPFRLEHNLAVSNHVFHLRPSVHQTLMWRSDLELQFKCYHHEDRQMNTNWPASVQVSVNATPLTIERGDNKTSHKPLHLKHVCQPGRNTIQITVTACCCSHLFVLQLVHRPSVRSVLQGLLKKRLLPAEHCITKVKRNFSSVAASSGNATLNGEDGVEQTAIKVSLKCPITFRRIQLPARGHDCKHVQCFDLESYLQLNCERGTWRCPVCNKTALLEGLEVDQYMWGILNAIQNSEFEEVTIDPTCSWRPVAIKSDIHIKEDPDAPLAKRFKTMSPSQMIMPNVMEMIAQLGPGPSPYPSLPSGQGGNNSEYGNQGNSYQGHGNFDFPHGTPGGTSMNDFMHGPQLSHPPDMPNSLMAQDKPLSHNMPDSIPHSASNDQSHGPLQQSLHAPPHPGSQSGQQLHHSGPPQPSRQAPPPQQQQQQQQQQQQPGPNNHPHSDLTFNPSSSLDSQAGSDMPEPSLDLLPELANPDELLSYLDPPDLPSNSNDDLLSLFENN from the exons ATGCAGCCTCCCATGAGCTCCATGAAGCCCAGCCTCTCACACGG AGATGGGTCTTTTCCCTACGACTCGGTTCCCTGGCAACAAAACACCAATCAGCCTCCAGGTTCAGTGTCTGTGGTGACCACCGTCTGGGGCGTGACCAACACTTCACAGAGCCAG GTGTTGGGGAATCCCATGGCCAACAACAGCAATCCCATGAACCCTGGAGGTAACCCCATGGGCTCGGGTATGGCTGGTAACAATCCAGGCATGAACTCTCCTCAGTTCCCCGGTGGTCCACAGCAGCAGTTTCCCAACAAAGGCAACTCCAACCAGGGCTACATGCAGCAGGGCATGTACGGACGACCCAACTACCCTGGAGGAGGAGGTTTTGGTGGCAA TTACCCAGGAGGGCCGAATGCTGGACCTGGTGGAATGGGCATCCCTCCACACTCCCGTCCTCCGTCAGACTTCACTCAACCTGCCGCTGCTGCCGCTGCCGCTGCAgtcgctgctgctgccgccacGGCAACTGCCACCGCCACGGCAACTGTAGCTGCCCTGCAGGAAACCCAGAACAAGGACATGAACCAATACGGACCG ATGAGTTCCTCTTTCCAGATGGGACCAAACCAGGCGTACAACAGCCAGTTCATGAACCAGCCAGGACCCCGCggccctccatccctccctggAAACATGGGCACAGGCATGAACGCGTCCAACATGAGCGGACCCCCGATGGGAATGAACCAACCCAGGGGCCAAGGCATGGGTCCTTTCGGGGCCCACGGCCAAAGGATGCCCCAGCAAGGCTATGCGGGTCCCCGGCCTCAGGGCATGGGTATGCAGGCCATGAAAAGACCGTACCCTGGGGAG CCAAACTATGGTGGGCAGCAGTATGGACCAAACAACCAGTTCCCCAACCAGCAGGGGCAGTACCCCACGCCCAACGCCTCCAGGCCGCTGCCATCTCCAAATTACCCCGGCCAGAGGATGCCAGGACAGCAGCTACAGGGCCAGTATCCACCGCCCAGTGGCGCCATGGGCCAGTACTATAAG CAAGAGCCACCTTTCAATGGCCAAACAAACAACTTCTCTGGGAGTGGATATCAGTACAACCAGGGGAATATGAATGGG CCCCCCAGGCCAGTGGGTAACTACCCACACTCCCCAGTACCAGGCAACCCCACCCCTCCAATGACCCCCGGCAGTAGCATCCCTCCATACCTGTCGCCAAACCAGGATGTGAAGCCGCCGTTCCCTCCTGACATCAAACCAAATATCACTGCTCTCCCTCCACCTCCAG CCAACCACAACGAGGAGCTGCGCCTGACGTTCCCAGTGCGAGATGGAGTCGTCCTGGAGCCCTTCAGGCTAGAGCATAACCTGGCTGTCAGCAACCATGTCTTCCACTTACGGCCCTCAGTACACCAGACACTCATGTGGAG ATCAGACCTGGAGCTGCAGTTTAAGTGCTACCACCACGAAGACCGTCAGATGAACACCAACTGGCCGGCATCGGTCCAAGTCAGCGTCAACGCCACGCCACTCACCATCGAGCGGGGCGACAATAAGACCTCCCACAAACCCCTGCACTTGAAACACGTATGCCAGCCAGGCAGGAACACGATCCAGATCACAGTCACTGCCTGCTGCTGT TCGCACTTGTTCGTGCTGCAGCTGGTCCACAGGCCGTCGGTCCGCTCTGTCCTCCAGGGTTTGCTAAAGAAGAGGCTTCTGCCTGCAGAGCACTGCATCACCAAAGTTAAGAGGAACTTCAGCAGCGTAGCGGCGTCATCGGGCAACGCCACGCTCAATGGAGAGGACGGCGTGGAGCAGACGGCCATCAAGGTTTCCCTCAAATGTCCAATCACCTTCCGGCGAATACAGCTGCCAGCGAGAGGACACGACTGCAAACATGTTCAG TGTTTTGATTTGGAATCTTATTTACAACTGAATTGTGAGCGGGGGACATGGCGATGTCCTGTATGCAA TAAAACAGCATTACTAGAAGGACTGGAAGTGGACCAGTACATGTGGGGAATCCTGAACGCCATTCAAAA CTCGGAGTTTGAGGAGGTGACGATTGACCCGACATGTAGTTGGCGACCGGTGGCTATTAAGTCTGATATCCATATCAAGGAGGATCCAGACGCACCGCTGGCTAAGAGGTTTAAGACGATGAGTCCCAGTCAGATGATCATGCCCAACGTGATGGAGATGATAGCTCAGCTCGGCCCTGGACCGTCACCGTACCCGTCATTACCTTCTGGGCAAGGGGGCAACAACAGCGAATACGGTAACCAAG GGAACAGTTACCAGGGGCACGGGAACTTTGACTTCCCTCACGGCACCCCTGGTGGTACGTCGATGAATGATTTCATGCACGGTCCTCAGCTGTCTCACCCGCCTGACATGCCCAACAGCCTGATGGCACAAGACAAGCCACTGTCCCACAACATGCCCGACTCA ATACCTCATTCTGCCAGCAATGACCAGTCACACGGTCCGTTGCAGCAGAGTTTACATGCGCCTCCACACCCTGGGAGCCAATCAGGGCAGCAGCTACACCACAGCGGGCCTCCTCAGCCCTCGCGACAAGCTCCACCTCctcagcaacagcagcagcagcagcaacagcagcagcagccgggcCCCAACAACCATCCACACAGCGACCTGACCTTCAACCCCTCCAGCAGTTTGGACAGCCAAGCAGGGTCGGACATGCCCGAGCCATCTTTAGAC CTTCTTCCAGAGCTCGCTAACCCAGATGAACTGTTGTCGTACCTGGACCCCCCAGACCTCCCCAGCAATAGCAACGATGACCTACTATCGCTCTTCGAGAACAACTGA